A genome region from Triticum aestivum cultivar Chinese Spring chromosome 2B, IWGSC CS RefSeq v2.1, whole genome shotgun sequence includes the following:
- the LOC123043355 gene encoding uncharacterized protein: protein MGCLLALTDDLIADILILLPSPTDLGRASASCASLRRVVTSPRFLRRVRSLHAPPPLGVFVPDAAAGFFPALPPNPAAGAARAVALAADFSFAFLPAPARAWLVRDHRDGRFLLDRAAPAGSTAFTEVAVCDPLSRRCLLLPPIPDALAAAVENPYLQRGGDDGGLQSRSNEIFLASRGNDGRGEELPFAVIWMACCRGKLVAFSFCSGSREWRALSPPVHHALSMRRVMGVRLGQRNHAHGCFYWMITLTRRWLVLDTRKMEFSILDISPVLAGRSMMFSNQITTLESGEGRTTVVVSDLFRADKRCVLYFYSFMHFSDRWQLQNKITLPEEWGDRFRGIIGAFEGCLYIKLDHPKQNLGDPVEQNVTYFWFDVKTMQVGRFTEISAATVNEAYLYTGFPPSLSLPSV from the coding sequence atggGCTGCCTGCTGGCGCTCACCGACGACCTCATCGCGGACATCCTCATCCTCCTGCCGTCGCCGACGGACCTCGGGCGCGCCTCCGCCTCCTGCGCCTCGCTCCGCCGCGTCGTCACCTCCCCGCGGTTCCTACGCCGGGTCCGCTCCCTCCACGCCCCGCCCCCGCTCGGCGTCTTCgtccccgacgccgccgccggatTCTTCCCCGCCCTCCCGCCCAACCCCGCGGCCGGCGCCGCCCGCGCGGTCGCCCTCGCCGCCGACTTCTCCTTCGCCTTCCTCCCGGCCCCCGCGCGCGCCTGGCTCGTCCGCGACCACCGCGACGGCCGCTTCCTCCTCGACCGCGCCGCGCCCGCCGGCTCCACGGCCTTCACCGAGGTCGCCGTCTGCGACCCGCTCTCCCGGCGCTGCCTCCTGCTCCCGCCCAtccccgacgccctcgccgccgccgtcgagaACCCCTACCTCCAGCGCGGCGGCGACGATGGGGGGCTCCAGTCGCGCAGCAACGAGATCTTCCTGGCTTCTCGTGGCAACGACGGCCGCGGCGAGGAGCTGCCGTTCGCCGTCATCTGGATGGCCTGCTGCCGAGGGAAGCTGGTCGCGTTCTCCTTCTGCTCTGGATCTCGGGAATGGAGAGCGCTTTCGCCGCCGGTGCACCACGCGCTGAGCATGCGGAGAGTCATGGGTGTCCGACTGGGGCAACGCAACCATGCCCATGGGTGCTTCTACTGGATGATAACTCTCACCCGGAGGTGGCTCGTGCTGGACACCCGCAAAATGGAGTTCTCGATCCTTGACATTTCGCCTGTCCTGGCAGGCCGCTCGATGATGTTCAGTAATCAGATCACCACTCTGGAGTCAGGAGAAGGCAGAACAACCGTTGTGGTCTCAGATCTTTTTAGGGCGGATAAAAGATGCGTCCTCTACTTTTATTCGTTCATGCATTTCAGTGACCGGTGGCAGCTGCAGAACAAAATCACCTTGCCTGAGGAATGGGGAGACCGGTTTCGGGGCATCATAGGTGCATTTGAGGGCTGCTTATATATAAAGCTAGATCATCCAAAGCAGAACTTGGGAGATCCTGTTGAGCAAAATGTCACATACTTTTGGTTCGATGTCAAGACTATGCAGGTTGGTAGGTTCACTGAGATAAGTGCTGCTACTGTGAACGAAGCCTACCTTTACACAGGGTTTCCCCCATCTCTGTCACTTCCTAGTGTTTGA